From one Gossypium hirsutum isolate 1008001.06 chromosome D08, Gossypium_hirsutum_v2.1, whole genome shotgun sequence genomic stretch:
- the LOC107919858 gene encoding valine--tRNA ligase, mitochondrial 1 produces the protein MVSLSLIIGLKHVTKTLTNARRPSKPTPFLLDAALFPLSHQSSAAMSQQPDRKPLTEEELERKKKKEEKAKEKELKKQKALEKAELAKLKAQQGSNAPKKSAKKSAKREADDENPEDFVDPETPSGEKKRLSNQMAKQYSPASVEKSWYAWWEKSGFFQADASSSKPPFVIVLPPPNVTGALHIGHALTCAIEDTIIRWRRMSGYNALWVPGMDHAGIATQVVVEKKLKRERGLTRHDVGRENFVNEVWKWKDEYGGTILGQLRRLGASLDWSRECFTMDEKRSKAVMEAFNRLYKEGLIYRDLRLVNWDCILRTAISDIEVDYTDIKERTLLKVPSYEKPVEFGVLTSFAYPLEGELGEIVVATTRVETMLGDTAIAIHPEDKRYSHLHGKFAIHPFNGRKLPIICDAILVDPTFGTGAVKITPAHDPNDFEVGKRHNLVFINIFTDDGKINSNGGADFVGMPRFKAREAVIDALQKKKLYRGAQNNEMRLGLCSRTNDVIEPMIKPQWYVSCSSIAKEALDAAMDDQNRKLEFIPKQYTAEWKRWLENIRDWCISRQLWWGHRIPAWYVTLEDDELKELGAYNDHWIVATNEEQALAEARKKYSGKKFEMSQDPDVLDTWFSSGLFPLTVLGWPDDTVDLKAFYPTSVLETGHDILFFWVARMVMLGIKLGGDVPFSKVYLHPMIRDAHGRKMSKSLGNVIDPLEVINGISLEGLHKRLEGGNLDPNELATAKEGQRKDFPNGIAECGADALRFALVSYTAQSDKINLDILRVVGYRQWCNKLWNAVRFAMSKLPDDYTPPSTINPETMPFSCRWILSVLNKAISKTVLSLNSYEFSDATTSVYSWWQYQFCDIFIEAIKPYFAGDNPAFSSERKFAQDALWACLEIGLRLLHPFMPFITEELWQRLPGVKSHTKKESIMMCDYPSPIESWTNERVEYEMDLVESTVRSLRSLRAELLAKQKNERLPAFALCQNDEVAKIIRSCELEILTLATLSSFKVLLSGVDDAPAGCAFENVNENLKVYLKVHGTLNAEAEREKIKNKMDEILKQQEKLKKIISASGYQEKVPSHIQEENATKLAKLLQEFEFFKKESDRLESESQHQK, from the exons GCACAACAAGGATCGAATGCTCCAAAAAAGAGTGCAAAGAAGAGTGCCAAGCGAGAAGCAGATGATGAGAATCCAGAGGATTTTGTGGATCCAGAGACTCCTTCAGGCGAGAAGAAAAGACTATCTAATCAGATGGCCAAGCAATATAGTCCAGCTTCTGTGGAGAAATC ATGGTATGCTTGGTGGGAGAAATCTGGGTTTTTTCAGGCTGATGCAAGCAGCTCAAAACCACCGTTTGTGATT GTTCTTCCTCCACCAAATGTGACTGGGGCTCTGCACATTGGCCATGCACTGACTTGTGCCATAGAG GACACGATCATTCGTTGGAGAAGAATGTCTGGATACAATGCATTGTGGGTACCTGGCATGGATCATGCTGGGATAGCTACACAG GTGGTTGTAGAGAAAAAGCTAAAGCGTGAAAGAGGCTTAACCAGGCATGATGTTGGTCGCGAAAATTTTGTAAATGAA GTTTGGAAGTGGAAGGATGAGTATGGTGGTACCATTCTGGGACAATTACGACGTTTGGGTGCCTCCCTTGATTGGTCCCGTGAG TGCTTTACAATGGATGAGAAGAGGTCAAAGGCTGTGATGGAGGCTTTCAATCGGCTTTATAaggagggtcttatttatag GGATTTACGGTTAGTCAATTGGGACTGTATCTTGCGAACTGCTATCTCTGATATAGAG GTAGATTATACGGACAtcaaagaaagaactttgttaAAGGTACCTAGTTATGAAAAACCAGTGGAGTTTGGAGTGTTGACCTCCTTTGCTTACCCTTTGGAGGGAGAATTGGGTGAAATTGTTGTTGCCACTACTAGGGTAGAAACAATGCTTGGCGACACAGCTATAGCTATTCATCCGGAAGACAAGAGGTACAGTCATCTGCACGGGAAATTTGCCATTCACCCTTTCAACGGACGAAAACTTCCTATAATCTGTGATGCAATTCTAGTTGATCCAACTTTTGGAACTGGTGCAGTAAAG ATAACTCCAGCTCATGATCCAAATGATTTTGAGGTGGGCAAGCGCCATAACCTTGTATTTATTAACATTTTCACTGATGATGGGAAAATAAATAGCAATGGTGGGGCAGATTTTGTTGGAATGCCACGGTTTAAGGCTCGTGAGGCTGTGATTGATGCATTACAGAAGAAG AAATTGTATCGAGGAGCTCAAAACAATGAGATGCGCCTTGGCCTTTGTTCAAGAACCAATGATGTCATTGAGCCAATGATAAAGCCCCAGTGGTATGTTAGCTGCAGCAGCATCGCGAAGGAAGCTCTTGATGCAGCCATGGATGATCAAAACAGGAAGCTTGAGTTCATTCCGAAACAGTACACTGCGGAATGGAAAAG GTGGCTTGAGAACATTCGTGATTGGTGTATTTCAAGGCAGCTTTGGTGGGGTCACCGTATTCCTGCATGGTATGTTACTTTGGAAGATGATGAACTGAAGGAACTTGGTGCTTATAATGATCACTGGATAGTTGCCACCAATGAGGAACAGGCTCTAGCAGAAGCTAGGAAGAAATATTCTGGGAAGAAGTTTGAGATGTCTCAAGATCCTGATGTACTCGACACTTGGTTTTCTTCTGGTCTTTTTCCATTAACCGTGTTGGGATGGCCAGATGATACAGTTGATTTAAAAGCATTTTATCCAACATCGGTTCTTGAAACTGGCCATGACATTCTCTTCTTCTGGGTTGCTCGAATGGTTATGTTGGGAATTAAGTTGGGAGGTGATGTACCATTCAGTAAG GTTTACTTACATCCCATGATCCGAGATGCACATGGGCGTAAGATGTCAAAGTCTTTGGGAAATGTAATTGATCCTCTTGAAGTGATAAATGGGATATCACTTGAAGGTCTTCACAAGAGGCTTGAAGGGGGTAACTTGGATCCTAATGAGCTGGCCACTGCCAAAGAAGGGCAGCGGAAAGATTTTCCTAACGGTATTGCTGAATGTGGTGCTGATGCTCTCCGGTTTGCTCTTGTTTCCTACACCGCTCAG TCAGATAAAATCAATTTGGATATCCTAAGAGTGGTTGGCTATCGTCAATGGTGCAACAAATTATGGAATGCTGTTCGTTTTGCCATGAGCAAACTTCCGGATGACTATACTCCTCCATCAACCATAAATCCCGAGACAATGCCTTTTAGTTGTCGCTGGATACTCTCAGTGTTAAACAAGGCTATATCGAAGACTGTATTGTCAttaaattcatatgaattttCTGATGCTACGACCAGTGTGTATTCTTGGTGGCAGTATCAGTTCTGCGATATTTTCATCGAAGCAATCAAACCTTATTTTGCTGGTGATAATCCAGCTTTTTCCTCTGAAAGGAAATTTGCACAAGATGCTCTTTGGGCTTGTTTGGAAATAGGCCTGCGTTTGCTTCATCCATTTATGCCATTCATTACAGAAGAACTGTGGCAGCGCCTTCCAGGAGTAAAGAGCCACACAAAGAAAGAATCTATAATGATGTGCGATTACCCGTCACCAATAGAG AGCTGGACAAATGAAAGGGTGGAATATGAAATGGACCTTGTAGAGTCCACTGTAAGGTCTCTTAGGTCACTTCGGGCCGAGCTGCTTGCTAAGCAGAAGAATGAAAG gttACCTGCTTTTGCATTATGTCAAAATGATGAAGTGGCGAAAATAATAAGATCTTGTGAATTAGAGATCTTAACCCTTGCCACGTTATCGTCTTTCAAG GTTCTACTAAGTGGTGTGGATGATGCTCCAGCTGGATGTGCATTTGAAAATGTTAATGAAAACCTTAAAGTTTATCTTAAGGTTCATGGAACCCTAAATGCAGAAGCAGAACGCGAAAAGATTAAGAATAAAATGGATGAAATACTGAA GCAGCAGGAGAAGCTGAAGAAGATCATCAGTGCATCAGGATATCAAGAAAAAGTTCCATCTCACATTCAAGAAGAGAATGCAACAAAGCTGGCAAAACTTCTCCAAGAATTTGAGTTTTTCAAGAAAGAAAGCGATCGTTTAGAATCTGAATCGCAGCATCAAAAGTAA